The following coding sequences are from one Coffea arabica cultivar ET-39 chromosome 11e, Coffea Arabica ET-39 HiFi, whole genome shotgun sequence window:
- the LOC113718262 gene encoding uncharacterized protein, whose product METVSIGRFTLRSAFQLVRRHANRSFMSRRLWHPMLPLKISFFLLRLLHGHLPVDCGLWKFGVHGASRCGCCPFPDIKSVEHVFAEGDMASRVWHFFGDPVGISWTGTSFCVRLAAWNSMRYEGIQVGLDRLCNLVMSDLLELFALYFKQRRSFPVAWVQFYADISRWVPRVSYTLVRWSRLSGDVLKLNTDECSKSNPGVSGEGGVLRDRGGSLLLAFSCHLGQATSVQAEVRAQLFGVKVCVQRGFGRLDIELDSVILVHILLGKAGCPWSVYHEIQQLFELKEHVSRVGHCLRQANQVADVLSNVGCAHGREVIYTLARGAMCLDRIGFPFVKRIVQDHEVSVACVLEPTSY is encoded by the exons ATGGAAACCGTCTCAATCGGACGGTTTACCCTACGGTCTGCTTTTCAGCTGGTGCGACGGCATGCCAATAGATCATTCATGTCTCGAAGATTGTGGCACCCGATGTTACCCTTgaaaatctctttcttcttaTTACGACTATTACATGGTCATTTACCGGTGGATTGCGGCCTGTGGAAATTTGGGGTTCACGGAGCTTCTAGGTGTGGGTGCTGTCCATTCCCGGATATCAAGTCGGTAGAGCATGTATTTGCGGAGGGTGATATGGCGTCACGGGTTTGGCATTTCTTCGGGGATCCAGTGGGCATATCTTGGACTGGTACATCGTTTTGTGTCCGTCTGGCAGCCTG GAACTCCATGAGATATGAGGGGATCCAAGTAGGGCTTGACAGGTTGTGTAATTTGGTCATGTCCGATCTACTGGAGTTGTTTGCATTATACTTTAAGCAACGTAGGTCCTTCCCAGTGGCTTGGGTGCAATTTTATGCAGATATTTCCCGGTGGGTTCCTCGGGTGTCCTATACGCTAGTGAGATGGTCTCGACTTTCAGGTGATGTTCTCAAACTCAATACTGATGAGTGCTCCAAGAGTAACCCAGGTGTTAGTGGAGAAGGAGGGGTCCTTCGAGATAGAGGGGGTAGCTTGCTGTTAGCATTTTCCTGCCATCTTGGTCAAGCTACAAGTGTTCAGGCCGAAGTTCGAGCTCAGCTTTTTGGGGTGAAGGTGTGCGTTCAACGGGGGTTTGGCAGATTGGATATCGAATTAGATTCAGTCATTTTAGTCCACATTCTACTTGGTAAGGCTGGTTGTCCTTGGAGTGTTTATCACGAGATACAGCAGCTGTTTGAGTTGAAGGAGCACGTCTCACGGGTAGGCCACTGTCTCCGCCAGGCGAATCAAGTTGCTGATGTTTTATCGAATGTTGGGTGTGCTCATGGGAGAGAGGTGATTTACACGTTGGCTAGAGGAGCCATGTGCCTAGATAGGATTGGGTTTCCTTTTGTTAAGAGGATTGTCCAGGATCATGAAG TTTCAGTTGCCTGTGTTCTTGAACCTACTTCTTACTAG